One genomic segment of Leptospira sp. WS92.C1 includes these proteins:
- a CDS encoding antitoxin: MKNITFRTDDRLLEKARLRASREKKSLADVFNEFLKNYSNSIKDASEYETLLNQFSYVKVGRRFTREEMNER; the protein is encoded by the coding sequence ATGAAAAATATCACCTTTCGAACGGATGATCGATTGCTTGAAAAGGCGAGACTGCGTGCTTCGAGGGAAAAAAAATCCTTAGCGGACGTCTTTAACGAATTTCTGAAAAATTATTCGAATTCGATAAAGGACGCATCGGAGTACGAAACTCTTTTGAATCAATTCAGCTACGTAAAAGTGGGTCGAAGGTTTACACGCGAAGAGATGAATGAAAGATAA
- a CDS encoding PIN domain-containing protein: MKDKIFLDTNLFVYNFDTVDLTKQKRSKEIISTALSTTNYLISYQVIQEFSNVALKKFQVPLKSKDLELYLQKVMFPLCSVYYTNENILKAIEIRDKYKLSFYDSILIGSALEANCKTLLSEDFQDGLSIYGMRIVNPFDGFTPIAKRKKRTGSSR; this comes from the coding sequence ATGAAAGATAAGATTTTTTTAGATACGAATCTTTTTGTTTATAATTTCGACACTGTGGATTTAACAAAACAGAAAAGGTCAAAAGAAATCATTTCCACAGCCTTGTCTACAACCAATTATTTGATCAGTTATCAGGTCATTCAGGAGTTTTCAAATGTCGCTCTGAAAAAATTTCAAGTCCCTCTAAAGTCAAAGGATTTGGAATTGTATCTTCAAAAAGTCATGTTCCCTCTGTGCAGTGTGTATTATACCAATGAAAATATTTTAAAGGCGATTGAAATTAGGGATAAATATAAACTTTCTTTTTATGACTCGATTTTGATCGGGTCGGCGCTCGAGGCTAACTGTAAAACATTGTTAAGTGAAGATTTCCAGGACGGTTTGTCGATTTACGGGATGCGGATCGTGAATCCGTTCGATGGCTTTACCCCGATCGCCAAACGAAAAAAGCGGACGGGTTCCTCCCGATAA